One window from the genome of Terriglobia bacterium encodes:
- a CDS encoding FAD-binding oxidoreductase, with translation METADVVIVGGGIVGASIAYHLTAAGCRSVLVIERETSQGKGSTGKSMGGVRAQFATPVNIQMSMYSIPFYAAFEETLGYPCGYRPQGYLFVATRDAHMKYLSANLERQVKLGLRTARLVSAEEIRSTYPQLKGDDIVGGSFCASDGFVDPYSAMNGFMNWALEQGARIWKNTQVTEIKVERTRVTAVKTTRGTVETNTVVNAAGAWAAEVGAMAGVDLPIEPLRRMLVPTEPFDQFPHTAPMIIDMSNGFHFRPESLGFLLAWNDPEETPGFKTDFEPSFIEKVLTRAAERVPVFENLAVNPKRAWAGLYEVTPDHHCILGAVDEVRGFFLANGFSGHGVMHAPSTGKILSDLILTGSTDVVNPELLSVNRFATGRLLEETAVL, from the coding sequence GTGGAAACTGCGGATGTGGTGATTGTCGGCGGAGGAATTGTCGGGGCGAGCATCGCCTATCACTTGACGGCGGCGGGATGCCGCAGCGTGCTGGTAATCGAGCGCGAGACATCGCAAGGCAAAGGATCGACCGGCAAAAGCATGGGCGGCGTGCGGGCACAGTTCGCCACGCCGGTGAACATACAGATGTCGATGTACTCGATTCCCTTCTACGCGGCGTTCGAGGAGACGCTGGGATATCCGTGCGGATACCGGCCGCAAGGGTATCTGTTCGTGGCCACGCGCGACGCGCACATGAAATACCTGAGCGCGAACCTTGAGCGCCAGGTGAAGCTGGGGCTGAGGACGGCGCGGCTGGTGTCGGCGGAGGAGATACGCTCGACGTATCCGCAGTTGAAGGGCGACGACATCGTGGGCGGAAGCTTTTGCGCGAGCGACGGATTCGTGGACCCGTACAGCGCGATGAACGGGTTCATGAACTGGGCGCTGGAGCAGGGCGCGCGAATTTGGAAGAACACGCAGGTCACGGAAATCAAGGTCGAACGCACGCGGGTGACGGCCGTTAAGACGACCCGCGGCACGGTGGAGACGAACACAGTAGTGAACGCGGCGGGCGCGTGGGCGGCGGAAGTGGGTGCGATGGCCGGCGTGGATCTGCCCATCGAGCCGCTGCGGCGCATGCTGGTGCCGACCGAACCGTTCGATCAGTTTCCGCACACGGCGCCGATGATCATTGATATGAGCAATGGATTTCATTTTCGGCCGGAGTCTCTGGGTTTCCTGCTGGCGTGGAACGATCCGGAAGAAACGCCGGGATTCAAAACCGACTTTGAACCGTCGTTCATTGAGAAAGTGCTGACGCGCGCGGCGGAGCGGGTGCCGGTGTTCGAGAACCTGGCAGTTAATCCCAAACGCGCGTGGGCGGGGCTGTACGAGGTGACGCCGGATCATCACTGCATCCTGGGCGCGGTGGACGAGGTGCGCGGGTTTTTCCTGGCCAACGGCTTCAGCGGGCACGGCGTCATGCACGCGCCTTCGACGGGAAAAATTCTCAGCGATTTGATTTTGACCGGGAGCACGGATGTCGTAAATCCGGAGCTGTTGAGCGTGAACCGGTTCGCGACCGGGAGATTGCTGGAGGAGACGGCGGTGTTGTAG
- a CDS encoding hydantoinase B/oxoprolinase family protein — MVLPVYVCKDDFKSGSDQFETAPSAAKAGRAAGHYGAAKAAPLQNVPLRRMAPLQRMRFDKSANRAQRSESRATPAFYVASRAHHADVGGTYPGSMGLCREIYQEGIRIPPVKIARAGEIDRDIMALLLYNVRTSAEREGDLTSQIGACRVGAQRLAEMTAKYGLARVRRNMRELLDYSERLVRAELAKLPAGEFAAEDFMDDDGVNEGAIRIRVTLRIDPRRKRAEVDFTGTDPQVAGSINAVEAITYSATYYVFRCLLGDDVPATAGIMHPIKLTAPEGTIVNARPPAAVAGGNVETSQRTVDVLMRALAQAAPERVPAASAGTMTNVTVGGMDPRSGKPFAYYETTAGGMGARPGLDGVPGIHTHMTNSLNTPVEALEYAYPFRVRRYGYRRGSGGKGKYRGGDGLVREIELLADSQVTILADRRKFPPYGLAGGEVGAMGKATLIRRDGQIEELPGKCNREAKAGDVVRIETPGGGGWGKKPL; from the coding sequence ATGGTTTTGCCGGTGTATGTCTGTAAAGATGATTTCAAAAGCGGTTCGGATCAGTTCGAAACAGCTCCCTCAGCGGCTAAAGCTGGAAGAGCAGCCGGGCACTACGGCGCGGCTAAAGCCGCGCCCCTTCAAAACGTGCCCCTTCGAAGAATGGCGCCCCTTCAAAGAATGAGGTTTGACAAGAGTGCAAACCGCGCTCAAAGGTCAGAGAGCCGCGCCACACCGGCGTTTTATGTGGCGAGCCGGGCGCATCACGCGGATGTGGGCGGAACGTATCCGGGCTCGATGGGGCTGTGCCGCGAGATTTACCAGGAAGGCATCAGGATTCCGCCAGTGAAGATCGCACGCGCGGGCGAGATTGACCGCGACATCATGGCGCTGCTGCTGTACAACGTGCGCACGTCGGCGGAGCGCGAGGGCGATCTGACGTCGCAGATCGGGGCGTGCCGCGTGGGCGCGCAGCGGCTCGCGGAAATGACCGCGAAGTACGGGCTGGCACGCGTGCGGCGGAACATGCGCGAATTGCTGGATTATTCCGAACGGCTGGTGCGCGCGGAACTGGCGAAGCTGCCGGCGGGCGAGTTCGCGGCGGAAGATTTCATGGACGACGACGGGGTGAACGAAGGAGCAATACGGATTCGCGTCACGCTGCGCATCGATCCGCGAAGAAAACGCGCCGAGGTCGACTTTACCGGCACCGATCCGCAGGTGGCGGGGAGCATCAACGCGGTCGAGGCGATCACGTACTCGGCGACGTATTACGTCTTCCGCTGCCTGCTGGGCGACGACGTGCCGGCGACGGCCGGGATCATGCACCCGATCAAGCTGACGGCGCCGGAGGGAACGATTGTGAATGCGCGGCCGCCGGCGGCGGTGGCGGGCGGAAACGTCGAGACCTCGCAGCGCACGGTGGACGTGCTGATGCGCGCCCTGGCGCAGGCGGCGCCGGAACGCGTCCCGGCGGCGAGCGCGGGAACCATGACCAACGTGACCGTCGGCGGCATGGATCCGCGCAGCGGTAAACCATTCGCCTATTACGAAACCACGGCCGGCGGAATGGGCGCGCGCCCAGGACTGGATGGCGTGCCGGGCATTCACACCCACATGACGAACTCGCTGAACACGCCGGTGGAGGCGCTGGAGTATGCGTATCCGTTTCGCGTGCGCAGGTATGGCTATCGGCGCGGCTCGGGCGGAAAGGGCAAGTATCGCGGCGGAGACGGGCTGGTGCGCGAGATCGAATTGCTGGCCGATTCGCAGGTCACGATATTGGCCGATCGCAGGAAATTCCCTCCGTATGGGTTGGCGGGCGGAGAGGTGGGCGCGATGGGCAAGGCAACGCTCATCCGGCGCGATGGTCAGATCGAAGAATTGCCGGGCAAGTGCAATCGCGAGGCGAAGGCGGGTGACGTGGTAAGGATCGAGACACCGGGCGGGGGTGGATGGGGGAAAAAGCCGTTGTGA
- a CDS encoding DmsE family decaheme c-type cytochrome, protein MKSISAVFLVLIFAAALAGAQSKPASQATAPSSQEAGADQYVGASTCQGCHDEVYKVFETSPHWVTTQETKTTHGAHGCESCHGPGKAHVEGGGDKSKIFVFLTAKSDEITKRCMACHEAKPEQRDFMRSTHNENGVSCTSCHSIHHSKGEYLLTSKQPMLCYSCHAEQRADFQKTFRHRVNEGLIKCTDCHNAHGTLRDRQVRSAPNQDLICLKCHADKRGPFVFEHEPVRVEGCMVCHTPHSSVYPRMLLTARINSLCTQCHEQLPVGVHGAQNQYRQACIVCHMSIHGSNVSNLFFK, encoded by the coding sequence ATGAAGTCCATATCGGCAGTCTTCCTCGTTTTGATCTTTGCGGCGGCTCTTGCCGGCGCGCAGTCCAAACCAGCGTCGCAGGCAACAGCACCGTCGTCCCAGGAAGCAGGTGCGGACCAATATGTCGGCGCCTCTACCTGTCAGGGTTGCCACGACGAAGTGTACAAGGTCTTCGAGACTTCTCCGCACTGGGTAACCACCCAGGAAACCAAGACGACCCACGGCGCTCACGGTTGCGAATCCTGCCATGGTCCGGGGAAGGCCCACGTCGAGGGCGGCGGCGACAAGTCCAAGATCTTCGTCTTCCTCACCGCCAAGAGCGATGAGATCACCAAGCGCTGCATGGCCTGCCACGAAGCCAAGCCGGAGCAGCGGGATTTCATGCGCTCCACGCACAACGAGAACGGCGTCAGTTGCACCAGTTGCCACTCCATCCACCACAGCAAGGGAGAATATCTGCTGACCAGCAAGCAGCCCATGCTGTGTTACTCCTGCCACGCCGAACAGAGGGCCGATTTCCAGAAGACATTCCGCCATCGAGTGAACGAGGGCTTGATCAAGTGCACCGACTGCCACAATGCGCACGGCACTCTGCGTGATCGCCAGGTCCGGTCAGCGCCCAATCAGGACCTCATCTGCTTGAAATGCCACGCCGACAAGCGTGGGCCCTTCGTCTTCGAGCACGAACCCGTCCGGGTTGAGGGTTGCATGGTTTGCCACACCCCGCACTCCTCGGTATATCCCCGCATGTTGCTCACCGCACGCATCAACTCACTTTGCACCCAGTGCCACGAGCAACTGCCGGTGGGTGTGCACGGCGCGCAGAACCAATATCGGCAGGCTTGCATCGTGTGCCACATGAGTATTCACGGCTCAAACGTGAGCAACCTTTTCTTCAAATAG
- the egtB gene encoding ergothioneine biosynthesis protein EgtB, translated as MATHRIEAGKIAPALARRYCEVRAATERLAAPLSAEDQMLQSMPEASPTKWHLAHTTWFFATFLLTTHALAYGPFDERFRQLFNSYYKQVGAHPNRGARGLMSRPSLDEVHAYRRGVDEAMVELIERADDDALALIELGVNHEQQHQELLLTDIKHALWSSPLRPAYRGHLDKVGGETRVGVPCDTAPSHATWQEFEGGIREIGHAGGGFAFDNEGPRHEVLLRPFRTRSRAVINREWLEFMRDGGYRRPELWLSDGWDTVCAQQWEAPLYWERRDDEWWQYTLSGTRRVEESEPACHVSYYEADAYARWAGARLPLEEEWEFAAERNPSRGTMLEDEVFHPRVADPSHTLQQMFGDVWEWTASPYAAYPGFRPAAGALGEYNGKFMCNQMVLRGGSCATPASHIRATYRNFFPPQARWQFSGVRLASDID; from the coding sequence ATGGCAACGCACAGGATCGAAGCCGGGAAGATTGCGCCAGCGCTGGCGCGCAGGTATTGCGAGGTGCGCGCGGCCACCGAGCGGCTGGCGGCGCCGTTGTCGGCGGAAGACCAGATGTTGCAGTCGATGCCGGAGGCCAGCCCGACCAAGTGGCACCTGGCGCATACCACGTGGTTCTTTGCAACGTTCCTCCTGACAACCCACGCACTGGCCTACGGGCCGTTCGATGAGCGCTTTCGTCAACTTTTCAATTCCTATTACAAGCAGGTGGGTGCGCATCCCAATCGCGGGGCGCGCGGGCTGATGTCGCGTCCGTCCCTCGACGAGGTGCACGCGTACCGCCGCGGCGTGGATGAGGCGATGGTCGAGCTGATCGAGCGCGCCGACGACGACGCGCTGGCGCTGATTGAGCTGGGCGTGAACCACGAGCAGCAGCACCAGGAATTGCTGCTCACCGACATCAAGCACGCGCTGTGGTCGAGCCCACTGCGACCGGCGTATCGCGGGCACTTGGACAAGGTCGGCGGCGAGACACGGGTTGGAGTCCCGTGCGACACAGCTCCCAGCCACGCAACCTGGCAAGAGTTTGAGGGCGGGATTCGCGAGATCGGACATGCGGGCGGCGGTTTCGCGTTCGACAACGAAGGTCCGCGACACGAGGTATTGCTACGGCCGTTTCGCACGAGGTCGCGCGCGGTTATCAACCGCGAGTGGCTGGAGTTCATGCGCGACGGCGGATATCGCAGACCCGAGTTGTGGCTGTCGGACGGCTGGGACACGGTGTGCGCGCAGCAGTGGGAAGCGCCGCTGTACTGGGAACGCCGCGATGACGAATGGTGGCAGTACACGCTGAGCGGCACGCGGCGGGTGGAGGAAAGCGAGCCGGCGTGTCACGTCAGCTACTACGAAGCCGACGCGTACGCGCGCTGGGCGGGAGCGCGGCTGCCGTTGGAAGAAGAGTGGGAGTTCGCGGCGGAACGGAATCCGAGTCGCGGGACGATGCTGGAGGATGAGGTATTTCATCCTCGGGTCGCAGACCCGAGCCACACGCTGCAGCAGATGTTTGGCGATGTGTGGGAGTGGACGGCGAGTCCGTACGCGGCGTATCCAGGATTCCGTCCGGCGGCGGGCGCGCTCGGCGAGTACAACGGAAAATTCATGTGCAACCAGATGGTATTGCGCGGGGGATCGTGCGCCACGCCCGCCAGCCACATCCGCGCCACGTATCGAA
- a CDS encoding hydantoinase/oxoprolinase family protein — protein sequence MRVAVDTGGTFTDCVYLRDGKTHVLKVFSTPANPAEAIVEALRKIVRGTTPPYLAKPGRDKGGLPTGDDKGGATGEVLEVRHGTTVGTNTVLERKGARMAFVTTEGFEDTIAIGRQARPRLYDWFVVPDPPLAPPELRFGVAERTSATGEILQSPGAHDLQELADSIRAARPEAIAVSLLFSFANPRNERAVATALDKLGVPVSLSHEILPEFREYERASTVVVNAYLAPKMGRYISGLQRALESEFAGGRLQVMQSSGGIVSATVAAKEPVRTVLSGPAGGVVGAHAVARMAGFNKIIGFDMGGTSTDVALVDGGEGLRTTNESLVAGLPISVPMLDIHSVGAGGGSLARFDAGGALRVGPQSAGADPGPICYGRGTEPTVTDANLALGRLDPEFFLGGEMSLEEERARKFLQAAKGPLASVEEFAAGIVRLAEAAMEKAIRVISVERGHDPRDFTLVSFGGAGPLHACALARALRIPRVLVPQMPGALSALGILMSDVVKDYSRTVMLGTDAAPLEKHFRELEQRGTKEMRAEGLKAVAMRYADVRYAGQGFELSVPFGRDFVKRFHQAHRRRYGYADEQRRVEVVNVRVRMVASSEPVPFPKKKLARGNGEQAIVKHRRVIFEGKASKAPVYDRARLRPGDAFVGPAIVAEYSATTVLPPGCRAHVDERENMVIEVR from the coding sequence ATGAGAGTTGCGGTTGATACCGGCGGGACGTTCACCGATTGCGTGTATCTGCGCGACGGGAAGACGCACGTGCTGAAAGTGTTCTCCACACCCGCGAATCCGGCGGAGGCAATTGTCGAGGCGTTGCGGAAGATTGTGCGAGGAACGACCCCACCCTATCTCGCCAAACCTGGGCGAGATAAGGGTGGGCTGCCCACTGGGGACGATAAGGGTGGGGCAACCGGGGAAGTTCTGGAGGTCCGGCACGGAACCACGGTCGGCACGAACACGGTGCTGGAGCGCAAGGGTGCGCGGATGGCGTTCGTCACGACGGAGGGATTTGAGGACACGATTGCGATCGGGCGGCAGGCACGGCCGCGGCTGTATGACTGGTTCGTGGTTCCGGATCCGCCGCTGGCGCCGCCGGAGTTGAGGTTCGGCGTGGCGGAGCGGACGTCGGCGACGGGAGAAATTCTGCAGTCGCCGGGCGCGCACGATCTGCAGGAATTGGCCGATTCAATCCGGGCAGCGCGGCCGGAGGCGATCGCGGTTTCGCTCCTCTTTTCCTTTGCCAATCCAAGAAACGAGCGGGCAGTGGCGACGGCACTGGACAAGCTGGGCGTGCCGGTGTCGCTATCGCACGAAATCCTGCCCGAGTTTCGCGAGTACGAGCGCGCGTCCACCGTGGTGGTGAACGCGTACCTGGCGCCGAAGATGGGGCGGTACATCAGCGGGCTGCAGAGGGCGCTGGAGAGCGAATTCGCGGGTGGGCGGCTGCAGGTGATGCAGTCATCGGGAGGGATCGTTTCGGCGACGGTGGCGGCGAAGGAGCCGGTGCGAACCGTACTGTCGGGTCCGGCGGGCGGTGTGGTGGGCGCACACGCGGTAGCGCGCATGGCCGGGTTCAACAAGATCATCGGGTTCGACATGGGCGGGACTTCGACCGACGTGGCACTGGTGGACGGCGGCGAGGGTCTGCGCACGACCAACGAGTCGCTCGTTGCGGGGCTGCCGATCAGCGTGCCGATGCTGGACATACACAGCGTGGGCGCGGGCGGCGGATCGCTGGCGCGGTTCGACGCCGGGGGCGCGCTGCGAGTGGGGCCGCAGTCGGCGGGCGCCGATCCCGGGCCGATCTGCTACGGGCGCGGCACGGAGCCGACAGTCACAGATGCGAACCTCGCGCTGGGGAGGCTGGACCCGGAGTTCTTTCTTGGCGGCGAGATGTCGTTGGAGGAAGAGCGCGCGCGGAAGTTCTTGCAAGCAGCGAAAGGGCCGCTGGCGAGCGTCGAAGAATTTGCCGCCGGAATCGTGCGGCTGGCGGAAGCGGCAATGGAAAAGGCCATACGAGTGATCTCGGTGGAGCGCGGACACGATCCGCGCGACTTCACGCTGGTGAGCTTTGGCGGCGCAGGGCCGCTGCACGCCTGCGCGCTGGCGCGTGCCTTGCGCATTCCGCGCGTCCTGGTGCCGCAGATGCCGGGCGCGCTGTCGGCGCTCGGAATCCTGATGTCGGACGTGGTGAAGGATTATTCGCGCACGGTGATGCTGGGCACGGATGCGGCGCCGCTGGAAAAGCATTTTCGCGAGCTGGAGCAGCGCGGCACAAAAGAGATGCGGGCTGAAGGCCTGAAGGCGGTCGCGATGCGCTACGCGGATGTTCGTTACGCAGGTCAGGGATTTGAGCTGAGCGTGCCGTTCGGTCGCGACTTCGTGAAGCGCTTTCACCAGGCGCATCGCCGGCGCTATGGATACGCCGACGAGCAACGGCGGGTCGAGGTGGTGAACGTGCGCGTGAGGATGGTGGCGTCGAGCGAGCCGGTGCCCTTCCCTAAGAAGAAGTTGGCGCGCGGCAATGGCGAGCAAGCGATCGTGAAGCATCGTCGCGTGATTTTTGAAGGCAAGGCTTCCAAGGCGCCGGTGTACGACCGCGCGCGATTGCGGCCGGGCGATGCGTTTGTGGGGCCGGCGATCGTCGCCGAGTACAGCGCCACGACGGTGCTGCCGCCGGGATGCCGCGCACACGTGGACGAGCGCGAAAACATGGTGATCGAAGTACGGTGA